Proteins from a genomic interval of Desulfuromonas acetexigens:
- the truC gene encoding tRNA pseudouridine(65) synthase TruC — MEILYRDEHLVAVNKPSGLLVHRSEIDRRETRFALQLVRDQLGQWVYPVHRLARPTSGVLLLALNPDVARRMGEAFAAGAVEKTYLAVVRGIPPEEGVIDYPLTEELDRHSDRLARPDKGPQPAVTEFRRLATVELPCPVGRYPSSRYSLVEARPKTGRKHQLRRHFKHLFHPLIGDTKHGEGRHNRFFRETYACHRLLLAAVEITLPHPVTGQPLRITAPLEDSFAAVIEKLGWKETVPERWWRKG; from the coding sequence CTGGAAATTCTCTATCGGGATGAGCATCTGGTGGCGGTCAACAAACCGTCCGGTCTCCTCGTCCATCGCAGCGAAATCGACCGGCGTGAAACCCGCTTCGCCCTGCAGCTGGTGCGCGATCAACTGGGGCAATGGGTCTACCCGGTCCATCGCCTCGCCCGGCCGACCTCCGGGGTGCTGTTGCTCGCCCTCAACCCCGATGTCGCCCGACGGATGGGCGAGGCCTTCGCCGCTGGAGCGGTGGAGAAGACCTATCTCGCCGTGGTCCGGGGGATTCCCCCAGAAGAGGGGGTCATTGATTATCCCCTGACCGAGGAACTCGACCGGCACAGCGACCGGTTGGCCCGACCCGACAAGGGGCCGCAGCCGGCGGTCACCGAATTCCGTCGCCTCGCCACGGTCGAACTCCCCTGCCCCGTCGGCCGCTACCCCAGCAGCCGCTACAGCCTGGTCGAGGCGCGGCCGAAAACCGGGCGCAAGCACCAGCTGCGCCGCCACTTCAAGCACCTCTTCCACCCCCTCATCGGTGACACCAAGCATGGCGAAGGGCGACACAACCGGTTCTTCCGTGAAACCTACGCCTGCCACCGCCTGCTCCTCGCCGCCGTCGAAATCACCCTCCCCCACCCCGTAACCGGCCAACCGCTCCGCATCACCGCGCCTCTCGAAGACAGCTTCGCGGCGGTGATTGAAAAACTGGGGTGGAAGGAGACGGTGCCGGAGCGGTGGTGGCGGAAGGGGTAA
- a CDS encoding HD-GYP domain-containing protein has product MQEQPTPLTPSTEHSSLPPVSEQGWYPVDLRCLDPEMVTPCDLYRRTGHNRFVLFSQRRLPVDRVVRERLLTHGLNYLYIQEGDSPVYFDFLKNSLISVVRDPHTSSEKKAQAVHASCQEILRWAFDEPRAPFVRQAQEAILPTVSLIMTDDSATRHLIRLTAYDHSTYTHCTNVGIYGVALAKIFFGSDSMKKMETLGPGFFLHDLGKCRIPIEILNKPGALTESERQIVNKHPDDGHIMLAESGLLTEEAKIIALQHHERDDGKGYPNALTGDDIHPYARICRLADVYEALTADRPYHQRKSTFDAFKIMYQQFTSDLDRKLFEIFIQLFAG; this is encoded by the coding sequence TTGCAGGAACAGCCGACACCCCTGACCCCTTCCACCGAACATTCGTCCCTTCCTCCGGTGAGCGAACAGGGATGGTACCCTGTTGATCTGCGGTGTCTCGACCCGGAGATGGTCACGCCGTGCGATCTCTATCGCAGAACGGGCCATAACCGTTTCGTGCTCTTTTCCCAGCGCCGTCTCCCCGTCGATCGCGTTGTACGTGAACGACTGCTGACCCATGGCCTGAACTACCTATACATTCAGGAAGGAGACAGCCCGGTCTATTTCGACTTCCTGAAAAATTCGCTGATTTCCGTTGTTCGCGATCCCCATACCAGCTCAGAAAAGAAGGCCCAGGCGGTCCACGCCTCCTGTCAGGAAATTCTCCGCTGGGCCTTCGATGAACCCCGGGCTCCCTTCGTTCGTCAGGCCCAGGAGGCGATTCTGCCGACGGTCAGCCTGATCATGACCGACGACAGCGCCACCCGGCACTTGATCCGTCTCACCGCCTACGACCATTCGACCTACACCCACTGCACCAATGTGGGGATTTACGGCGTCGCCCTGGCGAAAATCTTTTTCGGTAGCGACTCAATGAAAAAGATGGAAACATTAGGTCCCGGGTTTTTCCTCCACGATCTCGGTAAATGCCGGATTCCCATCGAGATCCTCAACAAGCCGGGAGCTTTGACCGAAAGCGAACGCCAAATCGTCAACAAACATCCGGACGACGGTCATATTATGCTCGCCGAAAGCGGGCTGCTCACCGAAGAGGCGAAGATTATCGCCCTTCAGCACCATGAGCGGGATGACGGCAAGGGCTACCCTAATGCCCTGACCGGGGATGACATCCACCCTTACGCCCGCATCTGCCGGCTGGCGGATGTCTACGAGGCCTTGACCGCCGACCGCCCCTACCACCAGCGCAAATCGACCTTCGACGCCTTCAAGATCATGTACCAGCAGTTCACCTCGGACCTCGACCGCAAGCTCTTCGAAATCTTCATCCAGCTCTTCGCCGGCTGA
- a CDS encoding GntR family transcriptional regulator, producing MRKKLVDSHLTLREKILETIREAILKGSLKPGEKVAEPELAERFGISRTPIREAFRQLESEGYLTVIPRKGAVVASLSERDVEEFYAIKSVLEGYAARMAADKLSDRDIERLETINDRLEKLAREGDVKNFFRVHSDFHEAFIRASGNDKLLELISQLLLKFNRLRMASLSLPGRMEVSVQEHRKLLEAFKARDGELAETLVTKTAAFGGQQLIQSMAQKEGRPFEGSILHQVGDV from the coding sequence GTGCGAAAGAAACTCGTCGACAGTCATTTGACTTTACGGGAAAAGATTCTCGAAACGATCCGTGAAGCGATACTTAAAGGTTCCCTGAAGCCGGGGGAGAAGGTTGCGGAGCCGGAATTAGCAGAGCGTTTTGGCATCAGCCGCACGCCGATCCGGGAAGCCTTCCGCCAGTTGGAATCGGAAGGCTACCTGACCGTTATCCCCCGCAAGGGCGCGGTCGTCGCTTCCCTGTCGGAACGGGATGTGGAGGAGTTCTACGCCATCAAGAGCGTGCTTGAAGGTTATGCGGCGAGAATGGCCGCCGACAAGCTTAGCGACCGGGATATTGAGCGGCTGGAAACGATCAATGACCGCCTGGAAAAGCTCGCCCGCGAGGGGGATGTCAAAAATTTTTTCCGGGTTCACAGCGACTTTCATGAAGCGTTTATTCGCGCCTCGGGGAATGATAAGCTGTTGGAATTGATCAGCCAGCTTCTGCTCAAGTTTAATCGTCTGCGCATGGCTTCCCTGAGCTTGCCGGGGCGGATGGAAGTCTCGGTGCAGGAGCATCGCAAGCTGCTTGAAGCATTCAAGGCCCGGGATGGAGAGCTGGCGGAAACCCTGGTGACAAAAACCGCCGCTTTTGGCGGTCAGCAGCTGATCCAGAGTATGGCGCAGAAAGAGGGGCGTCCGTTCGAAGGTTCGATTTTACACCAAGTCGGCGACGTCTGA
- a CDS encoding F0F1 ATP synthase subunit epsilon, whose translation MAEKLRLELVTPYKKALSEEVDEVTAPGTLGEFGILPGHTPLLTTLKIGELSYRRGGEVFHLAVNWGYVEVEDDKVTVLVETAEPADEIDLERARAALGRAEEALRKLSSEDKDFLVMQAALERALIRIQVAGRQGR comes from the coding sequence ATGGCAGAAAAGCTCAGACTCGAATTGGTCACCCCCTATAAAAAGGCCCTCTCCGAGGAAGTCGATGAGGTCACGGCCCCCGGCACGCTGGGCGAATTCGGCATTCTTCCCGGGCATACTCCCCTGCTTACGACTCTTAAGATTGGCGAACTGTCGTACCGTCGTGGCGGTGAAGTCTTTCATCTGGCCGTGAACTGGGGTTATGTGGAAGTTGAAGACGACAAGGTGACCGTCCTGGTAGAAACCGCCGAGCCTGCGGACGAGATTGATCTCGAACGGGCCCGGGCCGCCTTGGGCCGTGCGGAGGAAGCACTGCGCAAGCTCTCTTCCGAGGATAAGGATTTCTTGGTCATGCAGGCCGCTCTGGAGCGTGCCCTGATCCGTATTCAGGTTGCCGGGCGGCAAGGACGTTAA
- the atpD gene encoding F0F1 ATP synthase subunit beta codes for MNKGKITQVIGPVIDVEFEAGKLPEIYYALKVTNPALGDQEWNLVVEVAQHLGENTVRAIAMDSTDGLVRGQEVLDTGKQIVMPVGRKTLGRILNVIGEPVDEAGPVGAEVEWEIHRPTPEFVDQSVSVQAFETGIKVVDLLAPYARGGKIGLFGGAGVGKTVLIMELIHNIAKQHGGFSVFAGVGERTREGNDLWHEMKDSGVLDKAALIYGQMNEPPGARARVALSALTVAEYFRDEEGQDVLLFIDNIFRFTQAGSEVSALLGRIPSAVGYQPTLSTEMGELQERITTTNKGSITSVQAIYVPADDLTDPAPATAFAHLDATTVLSRQIAELGIYPAVDPLDSTSRILDPQVVGEEHYKVARDVQYVLQRYKDLQDIIAILGMDELSEEDKLVVSRARKIQRFLSQPFHVAEVFTGSPGKYVELKDTIQGFQEIVAGKYDDIPEQAFYMVGTIEEALEKAKQLAA; via the coding sequence ATGAATAAAGGAAAAATTACTCAGGTTATCGGTCCCGTCATCGACGTGGAATTCGAAGCCGGCAAACTTCCGGAAATCTACTATGCCCTCAAGGTAACCAATCCCGCCCTTGGCGACCAGGAGTGGAATCTGGTGGTCGAAGTCGCTCAGCACCTCGGGGAGAACACGGTGCGCGCCATCGCCATGGATTCCACCGACGGTTTGGTCCGTGGGCAGGAGGTTCTCGATACCGGTAAGCAGATCGTTATGCCGGTTGGTCGCAAGACCCTTGGCCGTATTCTCAATGTCATCGGCGAGCCGGTGGACGAAGCGGGCCCGGTCGGCGCTGAAGTCGAGTGGGAAATTCATCGTCCTACTCCCGAGTTTGTTGATCAGTCGGTGAGCGTTCAGGCCTTCGAGACCGGTATCAAGGTCGTTGACCTCCTCGCTCCTTACGCCCGTGGCGGTAAAATCGGCCTCTTCGGCGGCGCCGGCGTAGGCAAGACCGTTCTGATTATGGAACTGATTCACAACATCGCCAAACAGCACGGCGGTTTCTCGGTTTTTGCCGGCGTTGGCGAGCGGACCCGCGAAGGGAACGACCTCTGGCACGAAATGAAGGATTCGGGCGTTCTCGATAAGGCTGCCCTGATCTATGGCCAGATGAACGAGCCCCCCGGAGCCCGTGCCCGCGTCGCCCTTTCGGCTCTGACCGTAGCCGAGTATTTCCGTGATGAAGAGGGCCAGGACGTGCTCCTCTTTATCGATAACATCTTCCGTTTTACCCAAGCTGGTTCGGAAGTTTCGGCTCTGCTCGGCCGTATTCCTTCGGCCGTTGGTTATCAGCCGACCCTCTCCACCGAGATGGGCGAGCTGCAGGAGCGGATCACCACGACGAACAAGGGTTCGATTACCTCGGTTCAGGCGATCTACGTTCCTGCTGACGACTTGACCGACCCGGCGCCGGCCACGGCCTTTGCCCACCTCGACGCCACGACCGTTCTTTCCCGTCAAATTGCCGAGCTGGGTATTTACCCCGCCGTCGACCCGCTTGACTCCACCAGCCGGATTCTCGATCCTCAGGTGGTCGGTGAGGAACATTACAAGGTCGCTCGCGACGTTCAGTATGTTCTCCAGCGTTACAAGGACTTGCAGGATATCATTGCCATCCTCGGCATGGACGAGCTCTCCGAGGAAGATAAGCTGGTCGTCTCCCGCGCTCGGAAGATTCAGCGTTTCCTCTCGCAGCCCTTCCATGTTGCCGAGGTCTTTACCGGCTCCCCGGGCAAGTACGTGGAGCTCAAGGATACCATCCAGGGCTTCCAGGAAATCGTCGCCGGTAAGTACGACGACATCCCCGAGCAGGCTTTCTACATGGTTGGTACCATCGAGGAAGCTCTGGAAAAGGCTAAGCAACTGGCGGCCTGA
- the atpG gene encoding ATP synthase F1 subunit gamma → MPSLKDIKKRIGSVKNTQQITKAMKMVSAAKLRRAQDAVVASRPYADKMLEVLSSLAAREEAEAHPLLFSRGKRRALVVILTADRGLCGGFNANICKTAERFVRKNEDGFEAYDLMVIGRKGKEYLKHRPGLNIGKVYENISGATSFGTASLLGQEIVDGYVTEQYDAVYLIYNAFRSAISQVVTTAQLLPIIPREVAEGTQMTQYLYEPNRGAVLEQLLPKNVEVQIFRALLESVASEHGARMSAMDSASKNAKEMIGKLTLQYNRARQAAITKELMEIISGAESVKN, encoded by the coding sequence ATGCCAAGTCTGAAGGACATAAAAAAACGGATCGGCTCGGTCAAAAATACCCAGCAGATCACCAAGGCCATGAAAATGGTCTCGGCCGCGAAACTGCGGCGCGCCCAGGATGCGGTGGTTGCCTCCCGGCCTTATGCTGACAAGATGCTGGAAGTCCTTTCCAGTCTGGCTGCCAGAGAGGAAGCGGAAGCCCATCCCCTGCTTTTCTCCCGGGGCAAACGGCGGGCACTGGTTGTGATCCTGACGGCGGATCGAGGGCTGTGTGGAGGTTTCAACGCGAACATCTGCAAAACCGCAGAGCGCTTTGTCCGTAAGAACGAAGACGGCTTCGAAGCCTACGACCTGATGGTTATCGGCCGCAAGGGCAAGGAATATCTCAAGCATCGCCCAGGCCTCAATATCGGTAAGGTATACGAAAACATCTCCGGGGCCACCTCCTTCGGAACGGCATCCTTGCTTGGGCAAGAGATCGTTGACGGCTATGTAACAGAACAATATGACGCCGTTTACCTCATCTACAATGCCTTTCGTAGCGCCATTTCCCAGGTGGTCACGACCGCCCAGTTGCTGCCGATCATTCCCCGCGAAGTTGCCGAGGGGACGCAGATGACTCAGTATCTTTATGAGCCGAATCGAGGCGCAGTCCTGGAGCAGTTGCTGCCAAAAAACGTCGAAGTGCAGATCTTCCGTGCTCTCCTTGAGTCTGTGGCATCGGAACATGGCGCCCGCATGAGCGCTATGGACAGTGCCAGCAAGAACGCCAAGGAAATGATCGGCAAGTTGACCCTGCAATACAATCGCGCGCGGCAGGCAGCCATCACCAAGGAGCTCATGGAGATTATTTCCGGAGCGGAATCGGTCAAGAATTAA